The proteins below are encoded in one region of Pseudomonas anguilliseptica:
- a CDS encoding DUF6088 family protein, giving the protein MLSTDQAQSVSVQVAQRVKRLPKGQPFSISRFTGFGTNNAVSKAIARLVKRGELERVYRGIYMRPKPGRYVARARPNPWTLLSLITRQKRLSLQIHGANAVRRFGLSTQMPLIPIYYTNGTSRSVFIGKSEVRLVHAAPIVMQHAGNEVGMAISALFYLGKDGATPECIAAIKKALRPEDLVTLMACTMPKWMRMALETR; this is encoded by the coding sequence ATGCTCAGCACTGATCAAGCCCAGTCGGTATCCGTCCAGGTTGCGCAACGGGTCAAGCGCCTACCTAAAGGACAGCCTTTCAGCATCAGCCGTTTCACAGGGTTTGGAACGAACAACGCCGTATCCAAGGCAATAGCTCGACTGGTCAAACGAGGCGAACTCGAACGGGTGTATCGCGGGATTTATATGCGCCCGAAACCCGGACGTTACGTTGCCAGGGCTCGCCCCAATCCGTGGACATTGCTTAGCCTGATTACTAGGCAGAAGCGCTTGTCTCTGCAGATCCATGGTGCCAATGCTGTAAGGAGGTTTGGACTCAGTACACAGATGCCACTCATTCCAATCTATTACACCAACGGAACCAGCCGTTCAGTATTCATAGGGAAATCTGAAGTCCGGCTGGTACATGCGGCACCGATAGTTATGCAGCATGCAGGGAATGAGGTGGGGATGGCGATCAGCGCCCTGTTTTATCTTGGTAAAGACGGAGCTACTCCAGAATGTATTGCTGCGATCAAGAAAGCACTCAGGCCTGAAGACCTAGTTACTTTGATGGCCTGCACAATGCCGAAATGGATGCGCATGGCATTGGAAACGAGATGA
- a CDS encoding helix-turn-helix domain-containing protein has translation MDKLAKALGERIRMQRKTCRISQDALALACSLDRSYVGRIERGEVNITVEKLYRIAGELACDPSSLLPQPSEI, from the coding sequence ATGGATAAGTTGGCGAAAGCGTTAGGGGAACGCATCCGAATGCAGAGGAAGACCTGCCGGATTTCCCAGGACGCATTGGCGCTGGCGTGCAGTCTCGACCGCAGTTATGTAGGTCGCATCGAGCGTGGCGAGGTCAACATCACCGTTGAGAAGCTCTACCGTATCGCAGGCGAACTCGCCTGTGACCCTTCAAGCCTTCTGCCACAGCCGTCTGAAATCTAA
- a CDS encoding thioesterase II family protein gives MTVTASPWFSVVAQGKTPAALRLYCFPYAGAGHTVFQHWRARLTDDIELALIKLPGRGARFSEPHADSLDELAEALAQAIAETSEGPEHFAFFGHSMGALLAFETARALQKRGLSPRALLVSARTAPVAHGWRKRLSDLPDEAFLEVIRSMNGLPQEVLDNSDWLALFLPIIRADFALCENYRYCPGLPLACPIQVVAGRDDASVPLALLDGWAGETLAGCQSTLFAGGHFYLFEHETELLELIQRQLCSPRKNRHAAV, from the coding sequence ATGACAGTGACTGCCAGCCCCTGGTTCTCGGTAGTGGCGCAAGGCAAGACGCCAGCCGCATTGCGTCTTTACTGCTTCCCCTATGCCGGGGCCGGGCACACGGTGTTTCAGCATTGGCGGGCGCGGCTGACCGATGATATCGAACTGGCTTTGATCAAGCTGCCGGGCCGCGGCGCGCGCTTCTCCGAGCCCCATGCCGACTCGCTCGACGAATTGGCCGAGGCCTTGGCGCAAGCGATTGCCGAAACCAGCGAGGGGCCTGAGCACTTCGCCTTTTTCGGTCATAGCATGGGCGCCTTGCTGGCTTTCGAGACTGCACGCGCCTTGCAGAAACGCGGACTATCGCCCCGTGCGCTGCTGGTGTCGGCGCGCACCGCGCCGGTCGCCCACGGCTGGCGCAAGCGTTTGTCCGATCTGCCGGACGAAGCCTTCCTCGAAGTCATTCGCAGCATGAATGGCCTGCCCCAGGAAGTGCTCGACAATTCGGACTGGCTGGCGTTATTCCTGCCAATCATCCGCGCCGATTTCGCCCTCTGCGAAAACTACCGCTATTGCCCAGGGCTGCCGCTGGCTTGCCCGATCCAGGTAGTGGCAGGGCGTGACGATGCCAGCGTACCCCTGGCCCTGCTCGATGGCTGGGCCGGCGAGACCCTGGCTGGCTGTCAAAGCACATTGTTTGCGGGCGGACACTTCTATCTGTTCGAGCATGAGACTGAGCTGCTCGAGCTGATTCAACGCCAACTCTGTTCACCGCGAAAGAACCGCCATGCAGCTGTCTGA
- a CDS encoding DUF7687 domain-containing protein has translation MSQELGYTDRRDKSILIPSIEKLRKGFKKLSLSMRHIEDESGKLSSFGEILFDYFRFRSEILNGPVKSNLMDKDAAAKLFFETKNKLEPQCVLPMNKQKGDKKNYSFLTGIVNMIVESNIGDFGCDYDPRSLTTVTHNSMPLRDGLK, from the coding sequence ATAAGTCAAGAACTGGGGTACACAGATCGCCGAGATAAAAGCATTCTAATACCCTCTATTGAAAAACTAAGGAAAGGCTTCAAAAAATTGTCGCTATCAATGCGTCATATTGAAGATGAGAGTGGAAAGTTAAGCAGTTTCGGCGAAATCCTTTTTGATTACTTTCGCTTTAGATCAGAAATACTTAACGGCCCCGTTAAAAGCAACCTAATGGATAAGGATGCTGCGGCAAAACTTTTCTTTGAAACAAAAAACAAACTCGAACCGCAATGTGTTCTCCCAATGAACAAGCAGAAAGGTGATAAGAAGAATTACTCCTTTCTTACTGGGATCGTGAACATGATTGTTGAGTCAAATATTGGCGATTTCGGTTGCGATTACGACCCAAGAAGCTTAACCACAGTCACACATAACTCCATGCCACTTAGGGATGGTCTGAAGTAG
- a CDS encoding DEAD/DEAH box helicase — translation MSNSLRNWQNSCITRALEHFTVTSHFFCQATPGAGKTRMAAELASRLLEQDRIDLVLCFAPSCQVVEGFRSTFAAVLGRRLDGQIGAVGAAYTYQAMEYRDEGFWQLLDDYRVFVVFDEIHHCAGHDPLLSNAWGQQILHRIQDRAAFTLALSGTPWRSDDKAIALARYSSPEGHLICDYRYCLKDAIADDVCRSPRIVLLDNQKVKLTEELDADSSVRLFPSIAKLLGESPVTYEELLRHDEVINPILDLGCSKLNELRQIKPDAAGLVVATDIEHAQQVALALEAMGEECRIVTNKTPDAQQVINAFRCSACRWIVAVGMISEGTDIPRLQVCCYLSRIRTELHYRQVLGRVLRRTGESDDQAWLFMLAEPTLQSFAERIADDLPDDLAVLSDAHMPGLTPGSLPEPVGALGHAEGIGDVEFGGAEPSIGAQATNIISLGGFAIEPAYQVNFSQHYRQQLLACF, via the coding sequence ATGAGCAACTCGCTACGGAACTGGCAGAACAGCTGCATCACCAGGGCGTTGGAGCACTTTACCGTCACGTCGCACTTCTTCTGCCAGGCAACGCCGGGAGCCGGAAAGACGCGCATGGCTGCAGAGCTGGCCAGCCGACTGCTTGAGCAGGACAGAATCGATTTGGTGCTGTGCTTTGCGCCGTCCTGCCAGGTCGTGGAGGGTTTTCGTTCGACCTTTGCTGCTGTGCTAGGCAGGCGTCTCGACGGCCAGATAGGTGCCGTGGGCGCGGCTTATACCTATCAGGCTATGGAATACCGTGATGAGGGATTCTGGCAGCTTCTTGATGACTACCGGGTGTTCGTGGTCTTCGATGAGATCCACCATTGCGCCGGCCACGATCCGCTGCTCAGCAATGCCTGGGGGCAGCAGATACTGCATCGGATACAGGATCGGGCTGCCTTCACGTTGGCTCTGTCTGGCACGCCCTGGCGTTCGGACGACAAGGCCATCGCATTGGCTCGCTACTCTTCGCCCGAGGGGCATTTGATCTGTGATTACCGTTATTGCTTAAAAGATGCCATTGCCGACGACGTGTGCCGATCACCTCGCATTGTGTTGCTCGACAATCAGAAGGTGAAACTTACGGAAGAGCTTGACGCGGATAGCTCCGTGAGGCTATTTCCCAGCATCGCCAAGCTTTTAGGGGAGTCACCTGTCACCTATGAGGAACTTCTGCGTCATGACGAGGTGATCAATCCAATCCTCGATCTTGGCTGCAGCAAGCTGAACGAGCTACGCCAGATCAAACCTGATGCCGCTGGTTTGGTGGTGGCCACAGACATCGAACACGCCCAGCAAGTGGCACTGGCTCTAGAAGCAATGGGTGAAGAGTGCCGCATCGTGACCAACAAAACCCCGGATGCGCAGCAGGTGATCAATGCATTCCGGTGCAGCGCCTGCCGCTGGATTGTGGCCGTCGGAATGATCAGCGAAGGCACCGACATTCCCCGCCTGCAAGTGTGCTGCTATCTCAGCCGTATCCGCACCGAACTGCATTACCGGCAAGTGCTGGGGCGAGTGCTGCGGCGCACAGGTGAGTCCGACGACCAGGCATGGCTATTCATGTTGGCTGAACCGACGCTTCAGAGCTTTGCGGAGCGAATTGCGGATGATTTACCGGATGATCTGGCTGTTTTGAGCGATGCCCATATGCCTGGTTTAACTCCAGGCTCCTTGCCAGAGCCGGTGGGGGCATTGGGGCATGCCGAAGGTATCGGCGATGTAGAATTTGGTGGTGCAGAGCCTAGTATTGGGGCCCAGGCTACGAACATCATTTCGCTTGGTGGCTTTGCAATTGAGCCCGCTTACCAGGTCAACTTTTCCCAGCATTATCGGCAGCAGCTACTGGCTTGTTTTTGA
- a CDS encoding diaminobutyrate--2-oxoglutarate transaminase family protein: protein MPAPWRWGHNHPVAIAAMRQTLDAGLPLHTLDLTTPVKDRFVEELFAALPEAFARQARIQFCGPTGADGIEAALKLARIATGRKPILSFSGGYHGMTHGALSLMGNLGPKLALGAAMAEVQFLPYPYDYRCPFGIGGEAGIDAGLHYIEQLLSDPESGVLPPAAVVVEVVQGEGGVIPAPARWLQGLRQLTRKHGIVLIIDEVQTGLGRTGRLFAFEHADIEPDILVLSKALGGGLPLSVLVYRDELDTWKPGAHAGTFRGNQMAMAAGAATLRHILSENLPAHAATMGERLMGRLRQLQHDYPCLGDVRGRGLMVGVEIVGAADGSRVPPADSALAKAIQHQCLCLGIILELGGRHGAVVRFLPPLLIQPEEIDLLVERFQQALDQALAKVTSRALHIA from the coding sequence GTGCCGGCACCCTGGCGCTGGGGTCACAACCACCCGGTGGCCATAGCCGCCATGCGCCAGACCCTGGATGCTGGCTTGCCCCTGCATACCCTGGACTTGACCACGCCAGTCAAGGATCGCTTCGTCGAAGAACTGTTCGCCGCGCTGCCCGAAGCCTTCGCCCGCCAGGCACGCATCCAATTCTGCGGGCCGACCGGCGCCGATGGCATCGAAGCGGCACTGAAGCTGGCGCGAATCGCCACTGGACGTAAGCCGATCCTGTCCTTCTCCGGCGGCTATCACGGCATGACCCACGGCGCACTCAGCCTGATGGGCAATCTGGGACCGAAGTTGGCGCTAGGCGCGGCGATGGCCGAGGTGCAGTTCCTGCCGTATCCCTACGACTATCGCTGCCCGTTCGGCATTGGTGGCGAAGCCGGCATAGACGCTGGGCTGCACTATATCGAGCAACTGCTCAGCGACCCCGAATCCGGTGTGTTGCCACCGGCCGCCGTGGTGGTGGAGGTGGTGCAGGGGGAGGGTGGGGTGATTCCGGCCCCGGCACGCTGGCTGCAGGGCTTGCGCCAACTGACCCGCAAGCACGGCATAGTGCTGATCATCGACGAAGTGCAGACCGGCCTGGGCCGCACCGGTCGCTTGTTCGCCTTCGAGCATGCCGATATCGAGCCCGATATCCTGGTGCTATCCAAGGCCCTCGGCGGCGGCCTGCCGTTATCCGTGCTGGTCTACCGCGACGAACTGGACACCTGGAAACCCGGCGCCCATGCTGGCACCTTCCGTGGCAACCAGATGGCCATGGCGGCCGGCGCGGCAACCCTGCGCCATATCCTCAGCGAAAACCTGCCGGCGCACGCCGCCACCATGGGCGAACGCCTGATGGGCCGGCTCCGTCAGCTGCAACACGATTACCCATGCCTGGGCGATGTACGTGGCCGCGGCTTGATGGTCGGCGTGGAAATAGTCGGCGCCGCCGACGGCAGCCGTGTACCGCCGGCCGACTCGGCGCTGGCCAAAGCCATTCAGCACCAGTGCCTGTGCTTGGGCATCATCCTTGAACTGGGTGGGCGCCATGGTGCAGTGGTGCGTTTCCTGCCGCCGCTGTTGATTCAGCCCGAGGAAATCGACTTGCTGGTCGAGCGTTTCCAGCAAGCCTTGGATCAAGCTCTGGCAAAAGTGACAAGCCGGGCGCTGCATATCGCCTAG
- a CDS encoding IS5 family transposase — MKQMTFADAEYAGKRKQTRKELFLIEMDRVVPWKGLIALIEPYYPKGEGGRPAYPLMAMLRVHLMQNWFGYSDPAMEEALYETTILRQFAGLSLERIPDETTILNFRRLLEKHELAAGILAVINGYLGDRGLSLRQGTIVDATLINAPSSTKNKDGKRDPEMHQAKKGNQYYFGMKAHIGVDDESGLVHSVVGTAANVADVTQVDKLLHGEENVVCADAGYTGVEKRPEHDGREVIWQVAARRSTYKKLGKSSPLYKAKRKIEKAKAQVRAKVEHPFRVIKRQFSYVKTRFRGLAKNTAQLVTLFALSNLWMARRHLLTNAGEVRL; from the coding sequence ATGAAGCAAATGACCTTCGCCGATGCCGAGTACGCCGGCAAACGCAAGCAGACCCGCAAAGAGTTGTTCCTGATCGAGATGGATCGGGTGGTGCCGTGGAAGGGTTTGATCGCACTGATCGAACCGTATTACCCCAAGGGTGAAGGCGGTCGGCCGGCCTATCCGCTGATGGCGATGCTACGTGTGCACCTGATGCAGAACTGGTTCGGCTACAGCGACCCGGCGATGGAAGAAGCGCTGTACGAGACCACTATCCTGCGGCAGTTCGCCGGGCTGAGTCTGGAACGTATCCCCGACGAAACCACCATCCTCAACTTCCGTCGTCTGCTGGAGAAACATGAGTTGGCTGCCGGCATCCTGGCCGTCATCAATGGCTATCTTGGCGACCGTGGCCTGTCGTTGCGCCAAGGCACCATCGTCGATGCCACGCTGATCAATGCGCCGAGTTCGACCAAGAACAAGGACGGCAAACGCGACCCAGAGATGCACCAGGCCAAGAAGGGCAACCAATACTACTTCGGCATGAAGGCGCACATTGGCGTGGATGACGAGTCGGGGCTGGTACACAGCGTGGTAGGCACGGCGGCCAACGTGGCGGATGTCACTCAGGTCGACAAGTTGCTGCACGGCGAGGAAAACGTGGTGTGCGCCGATGCGGGTTATACCGGTGTCGAAAAGCGCCCCGAACATGATGGGCGCGAGGTGATCTGGCAGGTTGCTGCCCGCCGCAGCACCTATAAGAAGCTGGGTAAGAGCAGCCCGCTGTACAAAGCCAAACGCAAGATCGAGAAGGCCAAGGCCCAGGTGCGCGCCAAGGTTGAGCACCCGTTCCGGGTGATCAAGCGTCAGTTCAGTTATGTAAAGACACGCTTCCGTGGCTTGGCCAAGAACACGGCGCAACTGGTGACGCTGTTCGCGCTGTCGAACCTGTGGATGGCACGCCGACATTTACTGACCAATGCAGGAGAGGTGCGCCTGTAA
- a CDS encoding 4'-phosphopantetheinyl transferase superfamily protein — MPQTPQGRARLLRLWTAKEAYLKGRGEGLSLPLTAIRLSAGGGWQARIEAPGTLVRAGGLHALALPAGYLGCVATPFPSPLIRFQSLAELTSSARVESPHYPEVLSPLRESTMECIQSLPSSSLPLLLSIFASKARAS, encoded by the coding sequence ATGCCGCAGACGCCGCAAGGTCGTGCTCGACTACTGCGTTTGTGGACTGCCAAGGAGGCTTATCTGAAAGGCCGCGGCGAGGGGCTGAGCCTGCCACTCACGGCCATTCGCTTGAGCGCAGGCGGCGGCTGGCAAGCGCGTATCGAAGCGCCTGGGACGCTGGTCAGGGCTGGTGGCCTGCATGCACTGGCGCTGCCCGCGGGTTACCTCGGCTGCGTCGCTACGCCGTTTCCTTCCCCCCTGATCCGTTTCCAGTCCTTGGCCGAGCTGACGAGCAGTGCTCGGGTCGAGAGCCCCCATTACCCAGAAGTATTGTCACCCCTAAGGGAATCCACCATGGAATGCATTCAAAGTCTGCCCTCGTCCAGCCTGCCTTTACTCTTGAGCATTTTCGCCAGCAAGGCCCGCGCGAGCTGA
- a CDS encoding MbtH family protein — protein MDSPETRFLVVVNHEEQYSIWPDYKPLPEGWRAVDKQGSKEECLAYIESVWTDMRPLSLRQALQAQGQG, from the coding sequence CTGGACAGCCCCGAGACGCGTTTTCTGGTGGTGGTCAATCACGAGGAGCAGTACTCCATCTGGCCGGACTACAAGCCGCTGCCCGAAGGCTGGCGAGCCGTCGACAAGCAGGGCAGCAAGGAGGAGTGCCTGGCCTATATCGAATCGGTGTGGACCGACATGCGCCCGCTGAGTCTGCGTCAGGCCCTGCAGGCACAAGGGCAGGGCTGA
- a CDS encoding BPSL0761 family protein: MTLPHERTRSVIKTEAFLRELSRNTGLPDDIRSYAKSLLRHYPSADQIFSLGRLEECLVSAPQDDEYRRRVIAFHQPLFSSSLDFTL, encoded by the coding sequence TTGACCCTGCCACATGAAAGAACCCGGAGTGTCATCAAGACCGAAGCCTTTCTTCGCGAGCTCTCTCGTAACACCGGGCTACCTGATGACATTCGTAGCTATGCCAAAAGCTTACTCAGGCACTACCCGTCCGCCGATCAGATTTTCTCGCTGGGGCGCCTCGAAGAATGCCTGGTAAGCGCCCCTCAAGATGATGAATATCGGCGAAGGGTAATTGCGTTCCATCAGCCGCTTTTCAGTTCGTCGCTAGACTTCACGCTATAG